In Halobacillus amylolyticus, the following proteins share a genomic window:
- a CDS encoding IreB family regulatory phosphoprotein produces MSSMDKTMRFNFSEEPFDEDVRSVLLSVHNSLQEKGYNPINQIVGYLLSGDPAYIPRHQDARNLIRKMERDELIEELVKFYLEKNNGDA; encoded by the coding sequence ATGAGTTCAATGGACAAAACAATGCGTTTTAATTTCTCAGAGGAGCCCTTTGATGAGGATGTACGATCAGTATTATTATCCGTGCACAATTCCTTACAGGAGAAAGGATATAACCCAATCAATCAAATTGTAGGTTATTTGCTTTCGGGGGATCCAGCTTACATTCCACGCCATCAGGATGCAAGAAACCTCATACGCAAAATGGAACGGGACGAGCTTATTGAAGAATTGGTTAAGTTTTATTTAGAAAAAAATAATGGGGATGCTTAA